The following coding sequences lie in one Burkholderia cepacia genomic window:
- a CDS encoding ABC transporter permease: MSIQIPSRLASMRVIGIDRRGRLSEDATALIYRAVFVGVVAIALAFASDSFATSGNLLNVLRQASLMFLLASGLTIVILSGGFDLSIAANLTLSACLAAGAMKAGVSPWFAVAISMSCGASIGLLNGLAVTLLRLPPFLATYGMLWVVQGLAFHYMGGNEIFGFPAGFRALGTGFWWGVPIPVYMMLLVLVAGSVVTARLNIGREIYAIGANPEVARLSGIPVRRRRIAVYTISGLMAGIAAVVYLARVNAADSAMGDPILLPAIAAILIGGASLFGGTGTLLGTLLGCLTLALVIDGMNLLNLNANLQPLVVGVVLLVAVLTDALGRRNAERGG; this comes from the coding sequence ATGAGTATCCAGATCCCATCCCGGCTTGCGTCGATGCGCGTCATCGGCATCGATCGACGTGGCCGCCTGTCCGAAGACGCGACCGCGCTGATCTATCGCGCCGTGTTCGTCGGTGTCGTTGCCATCGCGCTCGCGTTCGCATCGGACAGTTTCGCCACGTCCGGCAACCTGCTGAACGTCCTGCGCCAGGCCAGCCTGATGTTCCTGCTCGCATCCGGTCTGACGATCGTGATCCTGTCGGGCGGGTTCGACCTGTCGATTGCCGCGAACCTCACGCTGTCCGCCTGTCTGGCGGCCGGCGCGATGAAGGCCGGTGTCTCCCCGTGGTTCGCCGTCGCGATATCGATGTCGTGCGGCGCGTCGATCGGGCTCCTGAACGGCCTGGCTGTCACGCTCCTGCGGCTGCCGCCGTTCCTAGCGACCTACGGGATGCTCTGGGTCGTGCAGGGGCTCGCCTTTCATTACATGGGCGGCAACGAGATCTTCGGCTTCCCGGCCGGTTTTCGTGCGCTCGGCACCGGGTTCTGGTGGGGCGTGCCGATTCCGGTCTACATGATGCTGCTCGTGCTGGTCGCAGGGTCGGTCGTCACCGCGCGCCTGAACATCGGCCGCGAGATCTACGCGATCGGGGCGAATCCGGAAGTGGCGCGGCTGTCCGGGATTCCGGTGCGCCGCCGCCGGATTGCGGTCTACACGATCAGCGGGTTGATGGCAGGGATCGCCGCGGTCGTTTATCTCGCGCGCGTGAATGCGGCCGATTCGGCGATGGGCGATCCGATCCTGCTGCCCGCGATCGCGGCGATCCTGATCGGCGGTGCGTCGCTGTTCGGCGGAACCGGAACCCTGCTCGGCACGCTGCTCGGCTGTCTGACCCTGGCCCTCGTCATCGATGGAATGAACCTGCTGAACCTCAATGCCAACCTGCAGCCGCTGGTCGTCGGCGTCGTGCTGCTGGTAGCAGTGCTCACCGATGCGCTCGGCCGCCGGAATGCCGAGCGCGGCGGCTGA
- a CDS encoding ABC transporter permease produces the protein MSIETKRNGRDPAARRKRPLPSIVWASVALVAAAAFGVPGFASRANLVDIGLQVSILVMIAMPMTLVILSEGLDLSVGALLSLCGVVFAQSLGVGAGIVAALGAAAAVGIAIGLLNGTLVARLGLPPFVVTLGTLGVAHGVALVMTDGNAVVVTNPLVGALYGSSVLGVPFPIVCALAAYAVTHLLLYHTRFGTYVFAIGGNRDALTLAGVRARIYHVAIYVMSGLFAGLAALLLVGRMNSAEPNAAIGMEFDAIAAVVLGGTSFERGEGWLPGTVIGVLTIGVLRNALNLVGIESSLQVVTIGLLVLAVVVVDSVLKSRVAGAQA, from the coding sequence ATGTCGATTGAAACGAAACGGAATGGCAGGGATCCGGCAGCGCGGCGCAAACGGCCGCTGCCTTCGATCGTATGGGCCAGTGTCGCGCTGGTCGCGGCGGCGGCTTTCGGCGTACCGGGTTTCGCGTCGCGTGCGAATCTGGTCGATATCGGCCTCCAGGTCTCGATCCTCGTGATGATCGCGATGCCGATGACCCTGGTGATCCTGAGCGAGGGGCTCGACCTGTCGGTCGGCGCGTTGCTGAGCCTCTGCGGCGTCGTGTTCGCGCAGTCGCTCGGCGTCGGCGCCGGCATCGTTGCCGCGCTCGGCGCGGCGGCGGCGGTCGGCATCGCGATCGGCCTGCTGAACGGCACGCTCGTCGCGCGCCTGGGGCTGCCGCCGTTCGTCGTGACGCTTGGCACGCTCGGCGTCGCGCACGGTGTCGCGCTCGTGATGACGGACGGCAATGCGGTGGTCGTCACGAATCCGCTCGTCGGAGCGCTTTACGGTTCGTCGGTACTCGGCGTGCCGTTCCCGATCGTCTGCGCGCTCGCGGCATACGCCGTTACGCATCTGCTGCTCTACCACACCCGGTTCGGCACCTATGTGTTCGCGATCGGCGGCAACCGGGACGCACTGACTTTGGCCGGTGTCCGGGCGCGTATCTATCACGTCGCGATCTACGTGATGAGCGGCCTGTTCGCCGGCCTTGCCGCGCTGCTGCTCGTCGGCCGCATGAACTCGGCGGAGCCGAATGCCGCGATCGGCATGGAGTTCGACGCAATCGCGGCCGTCGTTCTGGGCGGCACGTCGTTCGAGCGCGGGGAAGGGTGGTTGCCCGGCACGGTGATCGGCGTGTTGACGATCGGCGTGCTGCGCAATGCGCTCAACCTGGTCGGCATCGAATCGTCGCTGCAGGTCGTGACGATCGGCCTGCTGGTTCTGGCGGTCGTCGTTGTCGACAGTGTCCTCAAATCCCGCGTCGCAGGAGCACAAGCATGA
- a CDS encoding sugar ABC transporter ATP-binding protein, producing METLTGRVPRLELRKICKHFPGVAALTDVDLTLYAGEVHMLLGENGAGKSSLMKVLFGAYRADSGEIRYDGVPVAIESPADAKRLGIAVIFQEFSLVPHLSIAQNIYLGREPRNRFGLVDHRRMHSDAAVVLAQLGLAYDTRTHAADLGVAQQQMVEIAKALSHDARVLVMDEPTAAISDREADALFAVVHRLRDAGVAIVYISHRMKEVFDLGDRVTVLRDGRLVTSMPAGDATPDQLIALMVGRKVGAVYERRYFGACGEMALDVRELTTSTGVNGVDLQVRCGEIVGLSGLVGAGRTEVARAVIGADPIKGGRVEIFGKPVSGGPHEVVRRGVGLIPENRKQEGLALRRSVHENLLVSSLWHLFPKGWYRPARATRATRDLIDMLRIAPGDPAKRARNLSGGNQQKIVIGKWLSAECRLYIFDEPTRGIDIGAKTEIFNLIERLVEEGAAVLLISSELSEIVHVCDRAYVMRGGAISGELQREQLSEQNILGLAMHGG from the coding sequence ATGGAAACTTTGACCGGGCGCGTTCCGCGTCTCGAATTACGCAAGATCTGCAAGCATTTTCCTGGCGTGGCGGCGCTGACCGACGTCGACCTGACGCTGTACGCGGGCGAGGTGCACATGTTGCTCGGCGAAAACGGCGCCGGGAAGTCGTCGCTGATGAAGGTGTTGTTCGGCGCCTACCGTGCCGATAGCGGCGAGATCCGCTACGACGGCGTGCCGGTCGCGATCGAATCGCCCGCCGACGCGAAGCGCCTGGGCATCGCGGTGATTTTCCAGGAATTCTCGCTCGTGCCGCATCTGTCGATCGCGCAGAACATCTATCTCGGCCGCGAGCCTCGCAACCGCTTCGGCCTCGTCGATCACCGGCGCATGCATTCGGATGCCGCCGTCGTGCTCGCGCAACTCGGGCTCGCGTACGACACGCGAACCCATGCGGCGGACCTGGGGGTTGCGCAGCAACAGATGGTCGAGATTGCGAAAGCGCTGTCGCACGACGCGCGCGTGCTCGTGATGGACGAGCCGACCGCAGCCATCTCGGACCGCGAAGCCGACGCACTGTTCGCGGTCGTGCACCGGTTGCGCGACGCAGGCGTGGCGATCGTCTACATCTCGCACCGGATGAAGGAAGTGTTCGATCTCGGCGATCGCGTGACCGTTCTGCGCGACGGCCGGCTGGTGACCTCGATGCCGGCCGGCGACGCGACCCCCGACCAGTTGATTGCGCTGATGGTCGGGCGCAAGGTCGGCGCGGTCTACGAGCGCCGGTATTTCGGTGCATGCGGGGAAATGGCGCTCGACGTGCGCGAACTGACGACATCGACCGGCGTGAACGGGGTCGACTTGCAGGTGCGCTGCGGCGAGATCGTCGGATTGTCGGGCCTGGTCGGCGCCGGGCGGACCGAGGTCGCGCGCGCGGTGATCGGCGCCGATCCGATCAAAGGCGGGCGCGTCGAGATTTTCGGCAAACCGGTGTCGGGCGGCCCGCACGAAGTCGTCAGGCGCGGCGTCGGCCTGATTCCGGAAAACCGCAAGCAGGAGGGGCTCGCCCTGCGTCGCTCGGTCCACGAGAACTTGCTCGTGTCGAGCCTGTGGCATCTGTTCCCGAAGGGCTGGTATCGCCCGGCGCGCGCAACCCGGGCGACGCGCGACCTGATCGACATGCTGCGGATCGCGCCGGGCGACCCGGCGAAGCGGGCGCGCAACCTGAGCGGCGGCAACCAGCAAAAGATCGTGATCGGCAAGTGGCTCAGTGCCGAGTGTCGCCTGTACATCTTCGACGAGCCGACGCGCGGCATCGATATCGGTGCGAAGACCGAGATCTTCAACCTGATCGAGCGGCTGGTCGAGGAGGGGGCGGCCGTCCTGCTGATCAGCTCGGAGCTGTCGGAGATCGTGCACGTATGCGATCGCGCATACGTGATGCGCGGCGGCGCGATTTCGGGCGAACTGCAGCGCGAACAATTGAGCGAGCAAAACATTCTCGGTCTGGCCATGCATGGAGGTTGA
- a CDS encoding sugar ABC transporter substrate-binding protein encodes METNLKPERQPARKRAAMCIVAASAATIGIFHGASALAASETIAAFYKNQVDPHFALVRAGVNAEAKQLGVSVTNYAPTRPNDLGEQLSELEDVGVKKPNAVLFMGVNPHGVVPAIQKINAIGIPVVNYNDRVAGGKFSSVVVADDYNLGLDVARYLFKSLGGKGNVVILEGVKGSTTSDERERGFRKALQEFPDVHLLAAQPANYQRLQALQVMENLIQSNPKIDGVLAAADVMAMGAIEALEAAGQKQVKVVGIGGVPESVKAIKEGRLLATAEFNGFKMGCIATMAAVRTLRKEPVPDTVLIKGIVIDKTNYAPFELPGDQRQCPAWSDVASK; translated from the coding sequence ATGGAGACGAACCTTAAACCCGAACGCCAGCCGGCGCGCAAGCGGGCCGCGATGTGCATCGTCGCCGCGTCCGCCGCGACGATCGGCATCTTCCACGGCGCGAGCGCGCTTGCGGCAAGCGAGACGATCGCCGCCTTCTACAAGAACCAGGTCGATCCGCATTTCGCGCTCGTTCGTGCCGGTGTCAACGCCGAGGCGAAGCAGCTCGGCGTGTCGGTCACGAACTACGCGCCGACGCGGCCGAACGATCTCGGCGAGCAACTGAGCGAGCTGGAAGACGTCGGCGTGAAGAAACCGAACGCCGTGCTGTTCATGGGCGTGAACCCGCACGGCGTCGTGCCTGCGATCCAGAAGATCAACGCGATCGGCATTCCGGTCGTCAACTACAACGATCGTGTGGCGGGCGGCAAGTTTTCCTCGGTCGTGGTCGCGGACGACTACAACCTCGGTCTCGACGTCGCGCGTTACCTGTTCAAGAGCCTCGGCGGCAAGGGCAATGTCGTGATCCTCGAAGGCGTGAAGGGTTCGACGACGAGCGACGAACGCGAACGCGGGTTCAGGAAAGCCCTTCAGGAATTCCCGGACGTTCACCTGCTGGCGGCGCAGCCGGCGAACTATCAGCGGCTGCAGGCGCTTCAGGTGATGGAGAACCTGATCCAGTCGAATCCGAAGATCGACGGCGTGCTGGCGGCCGCCGACGTGATGGCGATGGGCGCGATCGAAGCCCTCGAGGCCGCGGGCCAGAAGCAGGTGAAGGTCGTCGGCATCGGCGGCGTGCCCGAGTCGGTCAAGGCGATCAAGGAAGGGCGGTTGCTGGCAACGGCCGAATTCAACGGCTTCAAGATGGGCTGCATCGCGACGATGGCCGCGGTCCGCACGCTGCGCAAGGAACCCGTGCCCGACACCGTGCTGATCAAGGGCATCGTGATCGACAAGACGAACTATGCGCCGTTCGAGCTGCCGGGCGATCAGCGTCAATGCCCGGCCTGGAGCGACGTGGCCAGCAAGTGA